The proteins below are encoded in one region of Podarcis raffonei isolate rPodRaf1 chromosome 6, rPodRaf1.pri, whole genome shotgun sequence:
- the MED20 gene encoding mediator of RNA polymerase II transcription subunit 20 isoform X3 has product MYVMHNSEYPLSCFALFENGPCLIADANFDVLMVKLKGFFQNAKGNKIESRGTRYQYCDFLVKIGTVTMGPSARGISVEVEYCPCVVANDCWNLLMEFMQSFMGSHAPGIPSVFGNKHDSIYSSADTMVQYMELFNKIRKQQQVPVAGIR; this is encoded by the exons ATGTATGTGATGCACAATTCCGAATATCCCCTCAGCTGCTTCGCTCTCTTTGAAAATGGTCCTTGCCTCATAGCGGATGCCAACTTTGACGTGCTTATGGTGAAGCTGAAAGGCTTCTTTCAGAATGCCAAAGGGAACAAGATAGAGAGCCGGGGAACCCGGTACCAGTACTGCGATTTCTTGGTGAAGATTGGCACTGTTACCATGGGGCCCAGCGCCCGTGGTATATCTGTGGAG GTGGAATACTGTCCGTGTGTGGTAGCCAACGACTGCTGGAACCTGTTAATGGAGTTCATGCAAAGCTTCATGGGAAGTCACGCTCCCGGAATCCCTTCTGTGTTTGGCAATAAGCACGACAGCATCTACAGCTCGGCTGACACAATGGTCCAGTACATGGAACTCTTCAACAAGATTCGCAAGCAGCAGCAGGTGCCTGTCGCAGGAATCAGATGA